The following coding sequences are from one Salvia hispanica cultivar TCC Black 2014 chromosome 3, UniMelb_Shisp_WGS_1.0, whole genome shotgun sequence window:
- the LOC125211438 gene encoding protein transport protein Sec61 subunit gamma-1 — protein MDALDSVFDPLRDFAKDSVRLVKRCHKPDRKEFTKVATRTAIGFVVMGFVGFFVKLIFIPINNIIVGAA, from the exons ATGGATGCTCTGGATTCAGTTTTCGATCCATTGAGAGATTTCGCCAAGGACAGCGTTCGTCTCGTCAAGCGATGCCACAAGCCTGATCGCAAAG AATTCACCAAGGTAGCCACTCGGACAGCTATAGGGTTCGTCGTGATGGGATTCGTTGGTTTCTTCGTCAAgttaattttcattccaatCAACAATATTATTGTTGGTGCTGCTTGA